In Desulfobotulus mexicanus, the following are encoded in one genomic region:
- a CDS encoding protein kinase domain-containing protein: MAKAQELKVKADYRGPSSRRKFSPTSIQIAWQGPELRYKDGFFWKKIAFKDVKGWEVVAEPGTKCDQNGMIIVLHIIKLHIGGSVLEFAISPDEFEFCVYWIIRSLIKHSNLLLAEEQIKHSPLLGRHRDKVMLRQNLSVFEKSHRYFMDALNSFEMTPEEKQRFLKHSGKGEGGTSFGKTISSLSGGGSGANISVVMKMLEPLEIGGVWGEKPVVAKTLNLSDWSAPFNKNTDKLLIKDLIREASVLALLGKHPNIVGLVDAAIYEDPISHEGRLCLYMEKGLFDIEHLEKGALTLDKMMRYTQGILEGISYMHKFRIFHMDMKPANVIISEDDVAKIIDFGLARGAVLQNKSDRFQSKGWYGEGTSGYICPESWDWDSNPRDKKTGEGDLVRKDSYAVGMTIINGLIAPFMGWDKVNGEMFEEKNDVLRRIESLQDKFSRENKILVSKGIGALAEIALGLIAKKPEDRWTVTGALEVLDTLQNKERLELHRVRMSSSSKEPCCRQGRS; the protein is encoded by the coding sequence ATGGCGAAAGCACAGGAACTTAAGGTCAAAGCAGATTACAGAGGCCCTTCTTCCAGGAGAAAGTTTTCTCCGACATCCATCCAGATTGCCTGGCAGGGGCCTGAGCTTCGCTATAAAGATGGTTTTTTCTGGAAGAAGATAGCATTTAAGGATGTTAAGGGATGGGAGGTGGTTGCGGAGCCAGGTACAAAGTGTGATCAGAACGGCATGATTATTGTACTTCATATTATAAAACTCCATATCGGGGGATCTGTGCTGGAATTTGCCATTTCCCCAGATGAGTTTGAATTCTGTGTGTACTGGATTATCCGGAGCCTGATTAAACATTCGAATCTTTTACTGGCAGAGGAACAAATCAAGCATAGTCCATTGCTTGGCAGGCATAGGGATAAAGTCATGCTTCGACAGAATCTCAGCGTTTTTGAAAAGTCGCACAGATATTTCATGGATGCGCTCAATAGTTTTGAGATGACTCCTGAAGAAAAACAACGCTTTTTAAAACATTCTGGCAAGGGAGAGGGAGGCACATCTTTTGGTAAAACCATAAGCAGCCTTAGCGGTGGTGGAAGCGGAGCAAATATTTCTGTTGTTATGAAAATGCTTGAGCCCTTGGAAATAGGCGGTGTCTGGGGTGAGAAGCCTGTGGTTGCTAAAACGCTGAATTTATCTGATTGGTCAGCTCCTTTTAACAAGAACACTGATAAACTACTCATAAAGGATTTGATAAGGGAAGCCAGTGTGCTGGCTTTGCTTGGGAAGCACCCCAATATTGTAGGGCTTGTTGATGCGGCAATTTATGAAGATCCGATTTCCCATGAAGGTCGGCTCTGTCTCTATATGGAAAAGGGACTTTTTGACATCGAGCATCTTGAGAAGGGTGCACTTACGCTGGATAAAATGATGCGGTATACCCAGGGAATCCTTGAGGGTATTTCCTATATGCACAAATTCCGTATTTTCCATATGGATATGAAACCTGCAAATGTAATTATATCAGAAGATGATGTTGCTAAAATTATAGATTTCGGGCTTGCACGGGGCGCTGTGCTGCAGAACAAGTCTGATCGATTTCAATCCAAAGGCTGGTATGGCGAGGGGACATCAGGCTATATCTGCCCCGAATCCTGGGACTGGGATTCCAATCCCAGAGATAAGAAAACCGGAGAGGGTGATCTGGTCAGAAAAGACAGCTATGCGGTGGGCATGACGATTATCAACGGTTTGATTGCTCCGTTTATGGGGTGGGATAAGGTGAATGGCGAAATGTTTGAAGAAAAAAATGATGTGCTTCGCCGCATAGAATCCTTGCAGGATAAATTCTCCCGTGAAAATAAGATTCTCGTGAGCAAGGGGATTGGTGCTCTGGCTGAAATTGCTCTCGGTCTTATTGCCAAGAAGCCCGAAGATCGGTGGACAGTGACGGGGGCCTTGGAGGTGCTGGATACTCTTCAGAATAAGGAGCGCCTGGAGCTTCATCGGGTGCGCATGTCAAGTAGCAGTAAGGAGCCCTGCTGCCGCCAGGGGCGGAGTTAA
- a CDS encoding AMP-binding protein yields MDMEKALDIGALERSLCFAGDKEPGLPPWLEASWKEPASFWEGLWERAKRISALHPASVPFRHYDFYHDTVHRFEDSGRQAMKEPDGKEGWKGLSFAALGQKSLGLASLWMDSGAEKGKVVALVFEEGETLMLTLLAAFRLGMVVSPIPPRGRRLLAERLKNLSPDFVVADDMHASLRIFSGFKRLAHEALQGKAPGSDIPFSSSGYAPQETAALLFDPTSPEPCTPRPVTAQTLYLGSLRDGMLAMGLKPGDAYAAPGFNPMEMQPSLMLSGLLAGACLVCPGTEDMAKKVLQLASVKLRMLGVSRAFRESLDGVSVDLGKNCSKWFRHPGEGPPSQGWNDFMKEKGLEKAFAFNFVWNASLGGACLFSAGVTGRVHGNVLPAAGVRWRMGDMADPSLEAAGFHGIFMPSSETGDCGEDAVWMNSSAMLSPHGRQWLFSPLPHTSAKGLYYPRKEALDALGDVLPPLSFASLVFLRPQGFREDIVCRLLVFLPLKPEGEAEKKQGHAALLSEIRTCLARELGEAFVPDQVIFFPLFPLLNEEGRVDEQWCASQYLTGRLQRKARYAVFQKTGALKALCTRLKTISSTQKQSAPCHDVLP; encoded by the coding sequence ATGGATATGGAGAAGGCGCTGGATATCGGCGCACTGGAACGCAGCCTTTGTTTTGCCGGGGACAAGGAGCCCGGTCTGCCCCCATGGCTTGAGGCTTCATGGAAAGAGCCTGCATCTTTCTGGGAAGGCCTGTGGGAAAGGGCAAAACGTATCTCTGCCTTGCATCCGGCCTCTGTTCCCTTCCGCCATTATGACTTTTATCACGACACGGTTCACAGGTTTGAAGACAGTGGCAGACAAGCCATGAAAGAACCCGATGGCAAAGAGGGCTGGAAGGGCCTCTCCTTTGCGGCACTGGGCCAGAAGTCCCTCGGTCTTGCTTCCCTCTGGATGGATAGCGGGGCAGAAAAGGGGAAGGTGGTTGCTCTGGTCTTTGAAGAGGGAGAAACCCTCATGCTGACCCTTCTGGCAGCTTTCAGGCTGGGCATGGTCGTTTCCCCCATTCCGCCCCGTGGTCGCCGTCTCCTTGCGGAACGCCTTAAAAATCTTTCCCCTGACTTTGTCGTGGCAGACGACATGCATGCTTCCCTCCGAATTTTTTCCGGTTTCAAGCGCCTTGCCCATGAGGCCTTACAGGGCAAAGCTCCGGGATCTGATATTCCCTTTTCATCCTCCGGTTACGCTCCCCAGGAAACCGCAGCCCTGCTCTTTGATCCCACTTCCCCTGAACCCTGCACACCCCGGCCGGTGACGGCGCAAACCCTTTATCTGGGTTCCCTGAGGGACGGTATGCTTGCCATGGGCCTGAAGCCCGGCGATGCCTATGCTGCACCGGGTTTTAATCCTATGGAAATGCAGCCTTCCCTCATGCTTTCAGGGCTCCTTGCGGGAGCCTGCCTTGTTTGTCCCGGTACGGAGGATATGGCAAAAAAGGTCCTGCAACTGGCTTCTGTCAAGCTGAGAATGCTTGGGGTCAGCAGGGCTTTCAGGGAGAGTCTTGATGGTGTTTCTGTGGATTTGGGCAAAAACTGTTCCAAATGGTTCCGGCATCCGGGGGAAGGCCCTCCTTCCCAAGGCTGGAATGATTTTATGAAGGAAAAGGGCCTTGAAAAGGCCTTTGCCTTCAATTTTGTATGGAATGCTTCTCTGGGAGGGGCCTGCCTGTTTTCCGCAGGGGTGACGGGCAGGGTTCATGGCAATGTTTTGCCTGCGGCCGGGGTTCGCTGGCGCATGGGCGATATGGCGGATCCTTCACTGGAAGCTGCCGGATTCCATGGCATCTTTATGCCTTCTTCTGAAACAGGGGATTGCGGAGAGGATGCGGTATGGATGAATTCTTCTGCCATGCTCAGCCCCCATGGCAGGCAATGGCTTTTTTCTCCCCTCCCCCATACCTCTGCCAAAGGGCTTTATTATCCCCGCAAAGAAGCCCTGGATGCCTTAGGTGATGTTTTACCCCCCCTTTCCTTTGCTTCTCTGGTTTTTTTAAGGCCCCAGGGCTTTCGGGAAGATATTGTCTGCAGACTGCTGGTGTTTTTACCCCTCAAACCAGAGGGTGAAGCAGAAAAAAAGCAGGGCCATGCCGCTCTTTTGTCAGAAATCCGGACCTGTCTCGCAAGGGAGCTGGGTGAGGCCTTTGTGCCGGATCAGGTCATTTTCTTCCCGCTTTTCCCTTTGCTGAACGAAGAAGGCAGGGTTGATGAACAGTGGTGCGCCAGCCAGTATCTCACCGGCAGGCTCCAGCGCAAGGCCAGATACGCCGTATTTCAAAAAACCGGAGCCCTTAAAGCCCTTTGTACCCGTCTCAAAACCATTTCATCCACTCAGAAGCAGTCTGCGCCCTGTCATGATGTTTTGCCATAG